CTCTGCCGCGTCAACGACGGCGTGGCGCGCCTCGCCGTGCTGGAGGGCGAGTTCCACTGGCACAAGCACGACCGCGAGGACGAGTTCTTTTTCGTGCTCGAGGGTAAACTCCTGATAGACTTGGAGGGGCGGACGGTGGAGCTCGAGCCGGGGCAGGGCGTCGTCATCCCGAAGGGCGTATCGCACCGGCCGCGCGCGCCCGGGCGTACGGTCGTGCTGATGTTCGAGAAGGAGACCGTTGTGGCCACGGGCGACTAAGGCCGGAGGCCCCTGCGAGGGTGGGATGCACCTCGCGAAAAAACAGCGTGGATTTGGCGAACGCGGTATAATAGAAAGGATAAGAAGCGGCGGGTTTTAAACGCGCCGCGGCCGCCCCGGTCTTTCAACGATAGGGCATGAATGAGGAGCTATGTCTCGCGAGACCACTACGAGTACGTCGTCGTGGAAAAGCGTCGCCGTCATCGCCGCCCTTATCGCCGG
This portion of the bacterium genome encodes:
- a CDS encoding cupin domain-containing protein; translation: MEYNIHTDIKYGPLEVVDARGLADACTEKWWNQTLCRVNDGVARLAVLEGEFHWHKHDREDEFFFVLEGKLLIDLEGRTVELEPGQGVVIPKGVSHRPRAPGRTVVLMFEKETVVATGD